One window of the Pseudochaenichthys georgianus chromosome 21, fPseGeo1.2, whole genome shotgun sequence genome contains the following:
- the LOC139435939 gene encoding DNA repair protein REV1-like, with protein MDPSADELRRLMMLHGGQFHTYYSRSKTSHNHRQQPAQQQNQGAERGKRSIQAGCLLPCLQYQLYNQKGPLFPAMISRQTPEMAGPSHQKLHLPQRSMQRSVLNQESQNNSLPPPNHSRLYPDNIQPQSVQQSSAARLINPQPSHLASTHLNTDPRHRSPSHTHLLSNPSPQKPPLKPPLSPLQTPQANLQHQRAGQQQPHSNSSHNSSCKEVELKINGFLQTSFDVMSHSKLKEMQECGKAAPLPQVAKEAHLTNGHSHLVNGALKPEDLLSPAQPSDDTELPQRRVKSSHDKPHSPPGPLQTKPDPYEFPQSPPKQSEQSVVSLKQSSSHEANEKRLKPPPPTYQEALKATETHLLPKQLHPSHPVDSHPEKTPLSPAHRSLSHSPVRLNGSHHNAFSSASLNSTNITSKPHHPTEKSPSPSKSSAQLTAQTGGLISEYYSHSRLHQISTWRSGFSEYVNELHGKRKAAGGASFPGRERLRKSVAQRSDRGG; from the exons ATGG ACCCGAGTGCGGATGAGCTGCGCAGGCTGATGATGCTGCACGGCGGTCAGTTCCACACGTACTACTCTCGCTCCAAGACCTCTCACAATCATCGCCAACAACCTGCCCAACAGCAAAATCAAGGAGCTGAGAGGGGGAAAAGATC TATCCAGGCTGGGTGTCTCCTGCCCTGCCTGCAGTACCAGCTCTACAATCAGAAGGGCCCTCTCTTCCCTGCTATGATTTCCCGCCAGACGCCTGAGATGGCAGGGCCGAGCCATCAGAAGCTCCACCTGCCGCAGCGCAGCATGCAGCGCTCTGTTCTCAACCAGGAAAGCCAGAATaactccctcccccccccgAACCACAGTCGACTTTACCCAGACAACATCCAACCTCAGTCCGTGCAGCAGAGCTCTGCTGCTCGCCTCATCAACCCACAGCCCAGCCACTTAGCATCCACTCACCTCAACACAGATCCCAGGCACAGAAGCCCCTCACACACCCACCTGCTGTCCAACCCCAGCCCACAAAAACCCCCCCTCAAGCCCCCACTGTCCCCTTTACAAACACCTCAAGCGAATCTGCAGCACCAGAGGGCCGGTCAACAACAACCTCACAGCAACTCTTCTCACAACAGCAGCTGCAAGGAAGTGGAGTTAAAGAT AAATGGATTCCTGCAGACCTCATTTGACGTGATGAGCCATTCAAAATTAAAAGAAATGCAAGAGTGTGGCAAAGCAGCTCCTCTCCCGCAGGTGGCGAAGGAAGCTCATCTGACGAATGGACACTCTCACCTTGTTAATGGTGCCTTAAAGCCAGAGGACCTGCTGTCCCCTGCTCAACCCTCTGATGACACGGAGCTGCCTCAACGCAGAGTCAAGAGTTCACACGATAAACCTCACAGTCCTCCAGGGCCGCTTCAGACCAAACCCGACCCTTATGAGTTCCCCCAGAGTCCTCCAAAGCAATCCGAGCAGTCTGTGGTCTCTCTGAAGCAATCCAGTTCACATGAAGCCAACGAGAAGAGACTTAAACCTCCACCACCCACCTACCAGGAGGCTTTAAAAGCCACGGAAACCCACCTCCTCCCAAAGCAGCTCCACCCATCCCATCCAGTTGATTCACATCCAGAAAAGACTCCTCTGTCCCCCGCACATCGCTCTCTTTCACATTCTCCCGTCCGTCTGAACGGGAGTCACCACAATGCCTTTTCATCTGCCTCGCTAAACTCAACCAACATAACATCCAAACCTCATCATCCCACTGAAAAGTCTCCGTCGCCGTCCAAGTCCTCGGCGCAGCTGACGGCCCAGACAGGCGGACTGATCTCTGAGTATTACTCTCACTCACGTTTACACCAGATCTCCACGTGGAGGTCCGGCTTCTCGGAGTATGTCAATGAGCTGCACGGCAAGAGGAAAGCAGCGGGGGGCGCCTCCTTCCCAGGGAGGGAACGATTGAGGAAATCGGTGGCCCAGCGCTCGGACAGAGGAGGGTAA
- the rev1 gene encoding DNA repair protein REV1 isoform X1 gives MDCFFVSVGVRHRPELQGRPVAVTSSRGQGRVPLRPGAQPQLESQYYQRKHALPEMEDEDLDRSPSEDSPVPHTNGVDQDTATLSRAEIASCSYEARQAGVKNGMYFGKAKQLCPSLQSVPYDFEAYKEVALTMYETLAGYTHDIEALSCDELLIDGSALLAELRIDPQDLARTIRADIKEKTGCCASVGMGSNILLARLATRKAKPDGQHLLKPEEVDDFIRELPVTSLPGVGPVMGRKLAGMGVRSCGDLQQVSLSQLQKKFGPRTGQTLFRFCRGLDERPVRYEKERKSVSAEMNYNIRFTKVDEAESFLNNLSMEVQKRLQDAGLRGRRVTLKVMVRKAGAPLEPAKYGGHGICDNLARTVMLAQSTDSGQLIAAAVIKLFHAMKLQVQEMRGIGIQVQLLDGHHSGPQDSAGPGSRSIKQMFLRQGSGRSRKIEPTDDRSHQENSSLNVGPSSSSTPRPLSSPEPVPGTSRDQHAGGHTPKNSRARLNFSIEIPSPSQVDRSVLEALPADLREQVEQSWTNRDRTSSHRRPPSPTPPAPPPPPPSVRSRPPSPPPPAALALYTPPAGTLLLQLPDQPDSPGIVLELPHFSQVDPDVFAALPKELQDELKNAYNRVTHVQPQAKILEQKNPLLQLKQPGVGVGRVKRRYKRKNAGSPVKKGPSPVKRRNTTNSPAKTLPPPLKPREPINTLKTENGPSTSNPKADIAGSKFIPRPAPVLAGAYDMTDIRTLLREWVTTITEPMEEDILQVVKFCTDLIEDKDLEKLDLIIKYMKRLMQRSLESVWSMAFDFILDNVQLVVQQTYGSTLKVA, from the exons ATGGACTGTTTCTTCGTGTCTGTGGGGGTCCGACATCGACCAGAGCTCCAAG GGAGGCCAGTAGCTGTGACCAGTAGCCGTGGACAGGGCCGGGTCCCCCTGAGGCCCGGGGCCCAGCCTCAGCTAGAGAGCCAGTACTACCAGAGGAAGCATGCTCTCCCTG AGATGGAAGATGAGGATCTGGACAGAAGTCCATCAGAAGACAGTCCTGTCCCGCATACTAACGGAGTGGACCAGGATACTGCCACTCTCTCTAGGGCAGAGATTGCATCCTGCAGTTATGAGGCCAG GCAGGCGGGCGTGAAGAACGGGATGTATTTTGGAAAAGCCAAACAGCTCTGTCCCTCGCTGCAGTCGGTCCCGTATGATTTTGAGGCGTACAAAGAGGTGGCTCTCACCATGTACGAGACTCTGGCCGG TTACACCCATGACATCGAGGCTCTGAGCTGTGATGAGCTGCTAATCGACGGTTCTGCTCTGCTGGCCGAGCTGCGCATCGACCCTCAAGATCTGGCCCGCACCATCCGAGCCGACATCAAGGAGAAAACGGGATGCTGTGCTTCAGTGGGCATGG GGTCCAACATCCTTCTGGCTCGGCTGGCGACCCGAAAGGCCAAGCCGGACGGACAGCACCTCCTGAAGCCTGAAGAGGTGGATGATTTCATCAGAGAGCTGCCGGTGACCAGCCTGCCAG GTGTGGGGCCTGTAATGGGCAGGAAGCTGGCAGGAATGGGTGTGCGGTCCTGTGGGGATCTCCAGCAGGTTTCTCTGTCTCAGCTGCAGAAGAAGTTCGGACCCCGGACCGGACAGACTCTGTTCCGCTTCTGCAGGGGCCTCGACGAGCGGCCCGTCCGCTACGAGAAGGAGAGGAAGTCTGTCTCTGCTGAGATGAACTACAACATCCGCTTCACTAAG GTGGACGAGGCGGAGTCTTTCCTCAATAACCTGTCCATGGAGGTGCAGAAACGTTTACAAGACGCCGGGCTGCGGGGCCGCAGAGTTACCCTGAAGGTCATGGTGCGCAAGGCTGGAGCGCCACTGGAGCCGGCTAAATACGGAGGTCATGGCATATGTGACAACCTCGCCAG GACTGTGATGCTCGCTCAGTCCACAGACAGCGGTCAGCTGATCGCCGCTGCGGTCATCAAGCTGTTCCACGCCATGAAGCTTCAGGTCCAGGAGATGAGGGGGATCGGCATCCAGGTCCAGCTCCTCGACGGACACCACTCCGGCCCCCAGGACTCCGCGGGCCCCGGGTCTCGCTCCATCAAACAAATGTTTCTACGCCAGGGAAGTGGCAGATCCAGAAAAATAG AACCTACAGACGACCGCTCACATCAGGAGAATTCTTCCCTAAACGTGGGCCCGTCCTCCAGCTCCACTCCTCGTCCTCTGTCCTCCCCCGAGCCGGTCCCCGGGACGAGCAGAGACCAGCACGCAGGCGGACACACTCCCAAAAACTCCCGAGCACGTCTCAACTTCAGTATCGAAATCCCCTCCCCTTCACAG GTGGATCGCTCTGTGTTGGAGGCACTGCCTGCAGATCTGAGAGAGCAGGTGGAGCAGTCGTGGACCAACCGGGACAGGACCTCGAGCCACCGTCGCCCCCCCAGCCCGACGCCCCCCGCTCCTCCCCCCCCGCCTCCCTCTGTGAGGTCtcgacccccctccccccctccccctgctGCCTTAGCGCTGTACACGCCCCCCGCCGGCACGCTGCTGCTTCAGCTCCCAGACCAGCCCGACAGTCCGGGGATTGTTCTGGAACTACCACACTTCTCACAG GTGGATCCGGACGTATTTGCCGCCCTTCCCAAAGAGCTGCAGGACGAACTGAAGAATGCCTACAACCGAGTAACACATGTCCAGCCTCAGGCAAAAATAT TGGAGCAGAAGAATCCTCTGCTGCAGCTCAAACAGCCGGGAGTTGGAGTTGGTCGGGTGAAGCGGCGCTACAAGAGAAAAAATGCAGGGAGTCCCGTTAAAAAAGGTCCCTCGCCTGTGAAGAGACGAAACACGACAAACAGCCCGGCCAAAACCCTGCCCCCCCCTCTAAAACCACGGGAACCAATAAACACATTGAAG ACGGAAAATGGTCCCTCCACGTCAAACCCTAAAGCAGACATCGCAGGGTCCAAATTCATCCCCCGCCCTGCTCCTGTGCTGGCCGGAGCCTACGACATGACGGACATTAGGACGCTGCTACGGGAATGGGTCACCACCATAACAG AACCCATGGAGGAGGACATCCTGCAGGTGGTGAAGTTCTGCACTGATCTGATCGAGGATAAAGATCTGGAGAAATTGGATTTGATTATAAAATATATGAAAAG GCTCATGCAGCGGTCGCTGGAGTCGGTTTGGAGCATGGCTTTCGACTTTATTCTAGACAACGTGCAGTTGGTGGTGCAGCAGACGTATGGTAGCACCCTGAAGGTAGCATGA
- the rev1 gene encoding DNA repair protein REV1 isoform X2 encodes MDCFFVSVGVRHRPELQGRPVAVTSSRGQGRVPLRPGAQPQLESQYYQRKHALPEMEDEDLDRSPSEDSPVPHTNGVDQDTATLSRAEIASCSYEARQAGVKNGMYFGKAKQLCPSLQSVPYDFEAYKEVALTMYETLAGYTHDIEALSCDELLIDGSALLAELRIDPQDLARTIRADIKEKTGCCASVGMGSNILLARLATRKAKPDGQHLLKPEEVDDFIRELPVTSLPGVGPVMGRKLAGMGVRSCGDLQQVSLSQLQKKFGPRTGQTLFRFCRGLDERPVRYEKERKSVSAEMNYNIRFTKVDEAESFLNNLSMEVQKRLQDAGLRGRRVTLKVMVRKAGAPLEPAKYGGHGICDNLARTVMLAQSTDSGQLIAAAVIKLFHAMKLQVQEMRGIGIQVQLLDGHHSGPQDSAGPGSRSIKQMFLRQGSGRSRKIEPTDDRSHQENSSLNVGPSSSSTPRPLSSPEPVPGTSRDQHAGGHTPKNSRARLNFSIEIPSPSQVDRSVLEALPADLREQVEQSWTNRDRTSSHRRPPSPTPPAPPPPPPSVRSRPPSPPPPAALALYTPPAGTLLLQLPDQPDSPGIVLELPHFSQVDPDVFAALPKELQDELKNAYNRVTHVQPQAKISVEQKNPLLQLKQPGVGVGRVKRRYKRKNAGSPVKKGPSPVKRRNTTNSPAKTLPPPLKPREPINTLKTENGPSTSNPKADIAGSKFIPRPAPVLAGAYDMTDIRTLLREWVTTITEPMEEDILQVVKFCTDLIEDKDLEKLDLIIKYMKRLMQRSLESVWSMAFDFILDNVQLVVQQTYGSTLKVA; translated from the exons ATGGACTGTTTCTTCGTGTCTGTGGGGGTCCGACATCGACCAGAGCTCCAAG GGAGGCCAGTAGCTGTGACCAGTAGCCGTGGACAGGGCCGGGTCCCCCTGAGGCCCGGGGCCCAGCCTCAGCTAGAGAGCCAGTACTACCAGAGGAAGCATGCTCTCCCTG AGATGGAAGATGAGGATCTGGACAGAAGTCCATCAGAAGACAGTCCTGTCCCGCATACTAACGGAGTGGACCAGGATACTGCCACTCTCTCTAGGGCAGAGATTGCATCCTGCAGTTATGAGGCCAG GCAGGCGGGCGTGAAGAACGGGATGTATTTTGGAAAAGCCAAACAGCTCTGTCCCTCGCTGCAGTCGGTCCCGTATGATTTTGAGGCGTACAAAGAGGTGGCTCTCACCATGTACGAGACTCTGGCCGG TTACACCCATGACATCGAGGCTCTGAGCTGTGATGAGCTGCTAATCGACGGTTCTGCTCTGCTGGCCGAGCTGCGCATCGACCCTCAAGATCTGGCCCGCACCATCCGAGCCGACATCAAGGAGAAAACGGGATGCTGTGCTTCAGTGGGCATGG GGTCCAACATCCTTCTGGCTCGGCTGGCGACCCGAAAGGCCAAGCCGGACGGACAGCACCTCCTGAAGCCTGAAGAGGTGGATGATTTCATCAGAGAGCTGCCGGTGACCAGCCTGCCAG GTGTGGGGCCTGTAATGGGCAGGAAGCTGGCAGGAATGGGTGTGCGGTCCTGTGGGGATCTCCAGCAGGTTTCTCTGTCTCAGCTGCAGAAGAAGTTCGGACCCCGGACCGGACAGACTCTGTTCCGCTTCTGCAGGGGCCTCGACGAGCGGCCCGTCCGCTACGAGAAGGAGAGGAAGTCTGTCTCTGCTGAGATGAACTACAACATCCGCTTCACTAAG GTGGACGAGGCGGAGTCTTTCCTCAATAACCTGTCCATGGAGGTGCAGAAACGTTTACAAGACGCCGGGCTGCGGGGCCGCAGAGTTACCCTGAAGGTCATGGTGCGCAAGGCTGGAGCGCCACTGGAGCCGGCTAAATACGGAGGTCATGGCATATGTGACAACCTCGCCAG GACTGTGATGCTCGCTCAGTCCACAGACAGCGGTCAGCTGATCGCCGCTGCGGTCATCAAGCTGTTCCACGCCATGAAGCTTCAGGTCCAGGAGATGAGGGGGATCGGCATCCAGGTCCAGCTCCTCGACGGACACCACTCCGGCCCCCAGGACTCCGCGGGCCCCGGGTCTCGCTCCATCAAACAAATGTTTCTACGCCAGGGAAGTGGCAGATCCAGAAAAATAG AACCTACAGACGACCGCTCACATCAGGAGAATTCTTCCCTAAACGTGGGCCCGTCCTCCAGCTCCACTCCTCGTCCTCTGTCCTCCCCCGAGCCGGTCCCCGGGACGAGCAGAGACCAGCACGCAGGCGGACACACTCCCAAAAACTCCCGAGCACGTCTCAACTTCAGTATCGAAATCCCCTCCCCTTCACAG GTGGATCGCTCTGTGTTGGAGGCACTGCCTGCAGATCTGAGAGAGCAGGTGGAGCAGTCGTGGACCAACCGGGACAGGACCTCGAGCCACCGTCGCCCCCCCAGCCCGACGCCCCCCGCTCCTCCCCCCCCGCCTCCCTCTGTGAGGTCtcgacccccctccccccctccccctgctGCCTTAGCGCTGTACACGCCCCCCGCCGGCACGCTGCTGCTTCAGCTCCCAGACCAGCCCGACAGTCCGGGGATTGTTCTGGAACTACCACACTTCTCACAG GTGGATCCGGACGTATTTGCCGCCCTTCCCAAAGAGCTGCAGGACGAACTGAAGAATGCCTACAACCGAGTAACACATGTCCAGCCTCAGGCAAAAATAT CAGTGGAGCAGAAGAATCCTCTGCTGCAGCTCAAACAGCCGGGAGTTGGAGTTGGTCGGGTGAAGCGGCGCTACAAGAGAAAAAATGCAGGGAGTCCCGTTAAAAAAGGTCCCTCGCCTGTGAAGAGACGAAACACGACAAACAGCCCGGCCAAAACCCTGCCCCCCCCTCTAAAACCACGGGAACCAATAAACACATTGAAG ACGGAAAATGGTCCCTCCACGTCAAACCCTAAAGCAGACATCGCAGGGTCCAAATTCATCCCCCGCCCTGCTCCTGTGCTGGCCGGAGCCTACGACATGACGGACATTAGGACGCTGCTACGGGAATGGGTCACCACCATAACAG AACCCATGGAGGAGGACATCCTGCAGGTGGTGAAGTTCTGCACTGATCTGATCGAGGATAAAGATCTGGAGAAATTGGATTTGATTATAAAATATATGAAAAG GCTCATGCAGCGGTCGCTGGAGTCGGTTTGGAGCATGGCTTTCGACTTTATTCTAGACAACGTGCAGTTGGTGGTGCAGCAGACGTATGGTAGCACCCTGAAGGTAGCATGA